Proteins encoded within one genomic window of Macaca thibetana thibetana isolate TM-01 chromosome 3, ASM2454274v1, whole genome shotgun sequence:
- the IGFBP3 gene encoding insulin-like growth factor-binding protein 3: MQRARPTLWAAALTVLVLLRGPPVARAGASSAGLGPVVRCEPCDARALAQCAPPPAVCAELVREPGCGCCLTCALSEGQPCGIYTERCGSGLRCQPSPDEARPLQALLDGRGLCVNSSAVSSLRAYLLPAPPAPGNASESEEDRSAGSVESPSVSSTHRVSDPKFHPVHSKIIIIKKGHAKDSQRYKVDYESQSTDTQNFSSESKRETEYGPCRREMEDTLNHLKFLNVLSPRGVHIPNCDKKGFYKKKQCRPSKGRKRGFCWCVDKYGQPLPGYTTKGKEDVHCYSMQSK; this comes from the exons ATGCAGCGGGCGCGACCCACGCTCTGGGCCGCTGCGCTAACTGTGCTGGTGCTGCTCCGCGGGCCGCCGGTGGCGAGGGCTGGCGCGAGCTCTGCGGGCTTGGGTCCCGTGGTGCGCTGCGAGCCGTGCGACGCGCGTGCACTGGCCCAGTGCGCGCCTCCGCCCGCCGTGTGCGCCGAGCTGGTGCGCGAGCCGGGCTGCGGCTGCTGCCTGACGTGCGCGCTGAGCGAGGGCCAGCCGTGCGGCATCTACACCGAGCGCTGTGGCTCCGGCCTCCGCTGCCAGCCGTCGCCCGACGAGGCGCGCCCGCTGCAGGCGCTGCTGGACGGCCGCGGGCTCTGCGTCAACTCTAGTGCCGTCAGCAGCCTGCGCGCCTACCTGCTGCCAGCGCCGCCCGCTCCAG GAAATGCTAGTGAGTCGGAGGAAGACCGCAGCGCCGGCAGTGTGGAGAGCCCGTCCGTCTCCAGCACGCACCGGGTGTCTGATCCCAAGTTCCACCCCGTCCATTCAAAGATAATCATCATCAAGAAAGGGCATGCTAAAGACAGCCAGCGCTACAAAGTCGACTATGAGTCTCAGAGCACAGATACCCAGAACTTCTCCTCCGAGTCCAAGCGGGAGACAGAATAC GGTCCCTGCCGGAGAGAAATGGAAGACACACTGAATCACCTGAAGTTCCTCAACGTGCTGAGTCCCAGGGGTGTGCACATTCCCAACTGTGACAAGAAGGGATTTTATAAGAAAAAGCAG TGTCGCCCTTCCAAAGGCAGGAAGCGGGGCTTCTGCTGGTGTGTGGATAAGTACGGGCAGCCTCTCCCAGGCTACACCACCAAGGGGAAGGAGGACGTGCACTGCTACAGCATGCAGAGCAAGTAG